A single Methanolobus sp. ZRKC5 DNA region contains:
- a CDS encoding DUF447 domain-containing protein — translation MLNKIKYDNYGIYDGISETIVTTSRGWTPNAAPMGIIRKKDKLFVRMFKGSNTYNNVLSEKTLVVNITLDPLVFVNSTFTDLDDSDFESVNIGGRNFAALKKAQCWIAFDCTNTKLTSEALVTELVPVGTRMNKPLIRAPNRGLFGVIEACIHATRYQLTSEDRYLKLIKAYGDIVDKCGGDNEKEAMKLLYGYL, via the coding sequence ATGCTTAATAAGATAAAATATGACAATTATGGTATTTATGACGGCATATCAGAAACCATTGTTACAACGAGCAGAGGATGGACACCAAACGCCGCCCCCATGGGCATCATCCGGAAAAAAGACAAATTATTCGTACGTATGTTCAAAGGTTCTAATACCTACAACAATGTGCTTTCAGAGAAAACTCTCGTCGTAAATATTACTTTGGACCCTTTGGTCTTCGTCAATTCAACATTTACTGACCTTGATGATTCTGATTTTGAAAGCGTGAATATAGGTGGCAGGAATTTTGCTGCTCTTAAAAAAGCCCAGTGCTGGATCGCTTTTGATTGTACGAACACTAAACTTACATCAGAAGCACTTGTAACAGAACTTGTGCCTGTAGGAACCCGTATGAATAAGCCACTAATAAGAGCCCCTAACCGTGGTCTTTTCGGAGTAATTGAAGCATGCATACATGCAACCAGATATCAGCTTACATCCGAGGATAGATACCTCAAACTTATCAAAGCATATGGGGACATAGTAGACAAATGCGGCGGAGATAATGAAAAAGAAGCAATGAAATTGCTTTATGGATATCTCTGA
- a CDS encoding dihydromethanopterin reductase (acceptor): MTKTIAWGITGAGHFLTSSFGIFKQLKSENDIRVNTFLSSAAEEVVRMYGLESELETISCGEYLEEILLETQQGKSWPKTGRFLLDKYDALIVTPATSNTVSKIAHGTADSLVNNAVAQAVKGSVPVYIVPVDIAGVVVSELPYGIARELCQKCDPCPPRDSCPNNAISDQIDLLKCSGCGICKELCNFNAIKGGPVELKVRDIDARNVDIIKELEGITVLEKPEDIPGILADI, encoded by the coding sequence ATGACAAAAACGATAGCATGGGGAATTACCGGAGCCGGTCATTTCCTTACATCCAGTTTCGGGATATTCAAACAACTCAAAAGTGAGAACGACATCAGAGTGAACACTTTCCTTTCTAGTGCTGCCGAAGAAGTTGTAAGGATGTACGGACTTGAGAGCGAACTGGAAACAATATCCTGTGGTGAATATCTTGAAGAGATCTTACTTGAGACTCAGCAGGGAAAAAGCTGGCCAAAAACAGGACGTTTCCTGCTCGATAAATATGATGCACTTATCGTGACCCCGGCCACCTCCAACACCGTATCCAAGATAGCACACGGCACTGCAGATTCACTTGTTAATAACGCTGTTGCGCAGGCTGTGAAAGGAAGCGTGCCGGTCTATATCGTGCCTGTTGACATTGCAGGTGTCGTGGTATCGGAACTTCCATATGGCATTGCCAGGGAACTATGCCAGAAATGTGATCCATGCCCACCAAGAGATAGCTGTCCTAATAATGCTATAAGCGACCAGATAGACCTGCTTAAATGTAGTGGTTGTGGAATTTGCAAGGAACTTTGCAATTTCAATGCTATAAAAGGCGGGCCTGTTGAACTGAAAGTAAGGGATATCGATGCAAGAAATGTGGACATCATCAAAGAACTTGAAGGTATAACAGTATTGGAAAAACCGGAAGACATACCTGGAATTCTCGCAGATATCTAA
- the mpgP gene encoding mannosyl-3-phosphoglycerate phosphatase: MQYIVFTDLDGTLVDHDTYSYEAALPAINQLKEKDIPLIFCTSKTRAEIEVYVDKLDIVHPFISENGGAIFIPHGYFDVDFVSSRSTDKYDIIELGTDYNLLRNVLLNIAASGGFDVMGFGDMTDVGVSEDTGLDQESACLAKQREYDEAFKLDGDESDAEKLIRDIRAKGLNYTRGGRYWHIIGDNDKGKAVRILTQIYRKQFGDVKTVGLGDSLNDYPMLKVVDIAFLVQKPGGKYDSNITDERVNRVGGVGPVGWNMAISGLVK, translated from the coding sequence ATGCAATACATCGTTTTTACAGACCTTGACGGCACCTTGGTAGATCACGATACATACTCGTACGAGGCAGCACTGCCAGCAATTAACCAATTAAAGGAAAAAGACATACCGCTTATATTCTGTACCAGCAAGACCAGAGCAGAGATTGAGGTCTATGTGGATAAGCTGGATATTGTACATCCTTTCATATCTGAGAATGGAGGAGCTATTTTTATTCCACATGGGTATTTTGATGTGGACTTTGTTTCTTCCAGGTCCACGGATAAGTATGATATAATTGAGCTTGGTACGGATTACAATCTACTGAGGAACGTGTTGTTGAATATAGCGGCATCAGGGGGGTTTGATGTAATGGGTTTTGGTGACATGACTGATGTAGGGGTGAGCGAGGATACCGGGCTTGATCAAGAGTCTGCCTGTCTTGCGAAGCAGCGGGAGTATGATGAAGCTTTCAAACTGGATGGTGACGAAAGCGATGCTGAGAAGTTAATTAGGGATATCAGGGCAAAGGGACTCAACTATACACGTGGCGGAAGGTACTGGCACATAATCGGTGACAACGATAAGGGAAAAGCGGTTCGAATTCTCACACAGATATATCGGAAACAATTCGGGGATGTAAAAACTGTTGGACTTGGTGATAGTCTTAATGACTATCCCATGCTAAAAGTGGTGGATATTGCTTTTCTTGTGCAGAAACCAGGTGGGAAATATGATTCAAATATCACGGATGAGAGGGTCAACAGGGTTGGAGGTGTCGGCCCTGTGGGATGGAATATGGCGATATCAGGTCTGGTAAAATGA
- a CDS encoding DUF2209 domain-containing protein, which produces MFDIIAVDISGRHKTGDEYLMVCAAVAASVTADHVEKVNQIAIRSFRSRSAPDVPYVVKMIEATVSELRFGGTIVTEAGDMYNKPQWVIDSMFSADFKYQESLSERRCIEIAHHVSLGSRKLLLKEMGIQ; this is translated from the coding sequence ATGTTTGACATAATAGCAGTGGACATTTCAGGACGTCATAAGACCGGTGACGAATATCTTATGGTATGTGCAGCTGTTGCTGCATCCGTTACCGCTGATCACGTAGAGAAAGTCAACCAGATAGCCATCAGATCCTTCAGGAGCAGATCTGCCCCTGACGTCCCGTATGTTGTGAAGATGATTGAAGCTACCGTTTCAGAACTCAGGTTCGGTGGTACCATCGTCACAGAAGCAGGTGATATGTACAATAAACCCCAATGGGTTATTGACAGTATGTTCTCTGCTGATTTCAAATATCAGGAATCCTTGAGCGAAAGAAGATGCATTGAGATCGCTCATCATGTATCACTTGGTTCAAGAAAACTCCTTCTTAAAGAGATGGGCATTCAATGA
- a CDS encoding glucoamylase translates to MNYSEALKIYENSIQILKENQHENGGFYASPPGTRYPFIYPRDHSVDILGAVAAGMLDEAKKALEFVLNAQKPLGEFSQRYDVDGNDASYKDLQIDGNGLVLFALGKYFEATGASFFDEMADRAFVEKHWEKIEKAVGFILMNKNDEVDLIHTINSIHEYPAYEHGFEIYANCACCAGILSSVKMAEALGKEVSEWKAEAEKIRESILTRLYSPRRRSFIKCIRVKDRNSKPIGYDAFASTVIDVDAVEYSPAYFELLDDSDIKIKSTVKRIHERLWDSEIGGLNRYPEYWGRNNGGYGPWCHFTCQLANHYVETDNMDMAEMYLGWVVDMAHNHMLPEHISTIDRFELWLEDYTNANILRESKMTMIKNVRSHPKWNDGLAYVTIPLIWPHAEYLRAYNNFVNRFGAGNSSK, encoded by the coding sequence TTGAATTATTCCGAAGCTCTCAAGATATATGAAAACAGCATCCAGATTTTAAAAGAGAACCAACATGAAAATGGTGGATTTTATGCAAGTCCGCCAGGTACACGTTATCCGTTCATATACCCAAGAGACCATTCTGTGGATATTCTTGGGGCTGTAGCTGCCGGGATGCTGGATGAGGCAAAAAAAGCTCTTGAATTCGTTCTTAATGCACAGAAACCACTCGGGGAATTCTCCCAGAGGTATGACGTCGATGGTAATGATGCAAGTTATAAGGACCTTCAAATAGACGGTAATGGTCTTGTGCTCTTTGCCCTCGGTAAATATTTTGAAGCTACTGGTGCCTCCTTTTTTGATGAGATGGCAGACAGGGCTTTCGTAGAAAAACATTGGGAGAAGATTGAAAAAGCTGTTGGATTCATTCTCATGAACAAGAATGATGAGGTGGACCTGATCCATACTATCAACAGTATTCATGAATATCCTGCTTACGAACATGGTTTTGAGATATATGCTAATTGTGCTTGCTGTGCTGGAATATTATCTTCTGTGAAAATGGCTGAGGCTCTGGGTAAGGAAGTTTCTGAATGGAAGGCTGAGGCAGAAAAGATACGTGAATCCATCCTAACTCGTCTGTATAGTCCCCGAAGAAGGTCATTTATCAAATGTATCCGGGTCAAAGACCGTAACAGTAAACCCATAGGGTATGATGCTTTTGCATCAACTGTCATCGATGTGGATGCAGTAGAATATTCACCTGCCTATTTTGAGCTTCTGGATGATTCTGATATTAAGATAAAATCCACGGTAAAAAGAATACATGAAAGATTGTGGGACTCTGAGATAGGCGGGCTTAACAGGTATCCTGAATACTGGGGAAGAAACAATGGAGGTTATGGTCCCTGGTGCCATTTTACATGTCAACTGGCTAATCATTATGTTGAAACTGATAACATGGATATGGCAGAAATGTATCTGGGATGGGTGGTGGACATGGCCCACAATCACATGCTGCCTGAACATATTTCCACGATTGACAGGTTTGAACTCTGGTTAGAGGATTATACAAATGCCAACATACTGAGGGAAAGTAAAATGACCATGATCAAGAATGTACGCTCTCATCCAAAATGGAATGATGGTCTGGCTTATGTGACAATTCCTCTGATATGGCCACATGCGGAATATCTTCGTGCTTACAACAATTTTGTCAATAGATTTGGAGCTGGCAATTCTTCTAAATGA
- a CDS encoding glucosyl-3-phosphoglycerate synthase produces the protein MDFYQEKITTIHDFSNDGDMIINHLQELVVSRRSALIIPMLYSEIENPSLVNIVYELNKCNFISEIIIALAASNKEEYEEVVRFFKNLNLIHLVVWCNGPCVSKVIEDMKEKGLDISQFKGKGKDVWLAMGIATLDAYAIVLHDADILTYSKSFPAKLLYPILNPKLNFLFNKGYYARINKENRMMYGRVFRLFVRPFIEALQTDVGYKSEVLDYLQAFRYTLAGEFALTSDIALHLRFPASWGLEVGLLAEVYRNSSLKRTCQTDLGFYDHKHKDTGENISEGLSKMVNDIVLTLLRIANETTSIQISKPFIQGLYVKYRRSAQDLIRQHYADAICNNLIYDRHIEEKFVEVFSDILLKTGNSYLEVDKSVQMPDWKRALSAVPDLREQLKNAVVKDLELI, from the coding sequence ATGGATTTTTATCAGGAAAAAATAACAACGATACATGATTTTTCAAATGACGGTGACATGATAATAAATCATCTGCAGGAACTTGTAGTAAGCAGACGTTCAGCCTTAATAATTCCTATGTTATATTCGGAAATAGAAAATCCAAGTCTTGTGAATATCGTTTATGAACTGAACAAATGTAATTTCATTTCGGAAATTATCATTGCATTAGCTGCCAGCAACAAAGAAGAGTACGAGGAGGTGGTTCGTTTCTTTAAGAACCTGAACCTGATCCATTTAGTTGTATGGTGTAATGGTCCGTGTGTTTCAAAGGTCATTGAAGATATGAAAGAAAAAGGCCTGGATATTTCCCAGTTCAAAGGAAAAGGAAAAGATGTCTGGTTGGCTATGGGTATTGCGACTCTTGATGCATATGCTATTGTACTTCACGATGCGGATATACTTACATATTCCAAGAGTTTTCCTGCTAAATTGCTATATCCGATACTCAATCCGAAATTAAACTTCCTTTTCAACAAAGGATATTATGCACGCATCAATAAAGAAAACAGGATGATGTATGGGAGGGTATTCAGGCTTTTTGTCAGACCTTTTATCGAAGCATTACAAACAGATGTAGGCTATAAATCGGAAGTTCTTGATTATCTTCAGGCATTCAGGTACACTCTTGCAGGTGAATTTGCCCTCACATCCGATATAGCACTTCATTTAAGGTTTCCGGCATCTTGGGGGCTTGAAGTGGGTCTTCTTGCCGAGGTATATAGGAACAGTTCGTTGAAACGAACATGTCAAACTGATCTTGGTTTCTACGACCATAAGCACAAAGATACCGGGGAAAATATCAGCGAAGGCCTTTCAAAGATGGTCAATGATATTGTATTGACTTTACTCCGTATAGCCAATGAAACAACAAGCATACAGATATCGAAGCCCTTTATTCAGGGATTGTACGTTAAATACAGGCGCTCTGCACAGGATTTGATTCGCCAGCATTATGCCGATGCGATCTGTAATAATCTGATATATGATCGGCATATTGAGGAAAAGTTTGTTGAAGTTTTCTCCGATATCCTTCTGAAGACTGGTAATTCATATCTTGAAGTCGATAAGAGTGTCCAGATGCCTGACTGGAAACGGGCACTTTCAGCAGTACCTGACTTGAGAGAACAACTGAAGAATGCAGTTGTAAAAGACCTTGAACTTATATAA
- a CDS encoding PHP domain-containing protein has protein sequence MKFDLHVHSCYSKDSNASLDNILEYASKNGLDGFAICDHDVIEGGMECSRRAKEIGSDIIVIPGVEVSSSKGHILVLGIREPIEPGLSPEETIKKARQQGAVVVIPHPFKMTSHGIGYVEGLDTDAVEVLNSRCVTDGPNNKARKAAQELGFPMVGGSDSHEAEMVGRSYTNIDAESGTVEAVLDAIRKGHTSPGGGKTPTSFVVKQMFVGHLNKLGRRLGIR, from the coding sequence ATGAAGTTCGATCTTCACGTTCATTCCTGTTATTCAAAAGATAGCAATGCCAGTCTTGATAATATTCTTGAATATGCATCCAAAAACGGGCTTGACGGTTTTGCCATATGTGATCATGATGTCATAGAAGGTGGCATGGAATGTTCCAGAAGGGCAAAGGAAATCGGTTCGGATATTATTGTCATACCAGGGGTGGAAGTAAGTTCATCCAAAGGTCATATTCTTGTACTTGGTATCCGTGAACCTATAGAGCCGGGACTAAGTCCTGAAGAAACCATCAAAAAAGCACGACAACAGGGAGCTGTTGTAGTTATTCCTCATCCTTTTAAAATGACATCCCACGGCATCGGCTATGTTGAAGGGCTGGATACTGATGCAGTGGAAGTGTTGAATTCCCGTTGTGTAACTGATGGTCCAAATAACAAAGCCAGAAAAGCTGCTCAGGAACTGGGATTTCCCATGGTCGGTGGAAGTGATTCTCACGAAGCAGAGATGGTTGGCAGGTCATATACAAATATAGACGCAGAGTCCGGAACAGTTGAAGCTGTGCTTGATGCCATACGCAAAGGCCATACCAGTCCCGGTGGTGGAAAAACTCCAACGTCCTTTGTTGTAAAACAGATGTTTGTCGGTCATTTGAATAAACTTGGAAGACGTCTTGGAATAAGATAA
- the endA gene encoding tRNA-intron lyase has translation MIGKLVNDRVKAGKQAINELYNTGYYGRPKGDVLELTLVEAAYLLYKSKLEIAMDEKPLTFEEFFTEASKRQQFFELKYIVYKDLRERGYYVQPSVTDFRVYPRGGHPGKTQAKMFVYVRSERIPMPIKDLLSQYTAAVNVRKQMVLAIVDEESDLTYYEVKKADIKGSMETILPQDEPIPATMLEDRVLIWDEQASHLLYEDGFYGKPLDNERLQLSLVESAYMLEQGVIKIKDGTTGNIPDLAEFSETASSIDPDFERKYSTYVDLRSRGFVPKTGFKFGTHFRVYNEVKSLSKLPHSDHLVHAIPQDYEFFLPLMSRAVRLANSVRKQMLYAVEFTSGLEYIDIGRIKM, from the coding sequence TTGATCGGAAAACTTGTCAACGATAGGGTAAAGGCCGGGAAACAGGCTATCAATGAGCTGTATAATACCGGGTATTACGGACGTCCAAAGGGCGATGTTCTTGAACTCACACTTGTTGAAGCAGCATATCTGCTTTACAAGAGCAAACTTGAGATTGCCATGGATGAAAAACCTCTTACATTTGAGGAGTTTTTCACAGAAGCCTCAAAAAGGCAGCAGTTCTTTGAGCTGAAGTACATCGTTTACAAAGACCTTCGTGAGAGAGGTTACTATGTCCAGCCCAGTGTTACTGATTTCAGGGTATATCCAAGGGGGGGCCACCCAGGCAAGACCCAGGCAAAGATGTTTGTCTACGTAAGATCCGAGCGTATCCCCATGCCTATTAAGGACCTTCTTTCCCAGTACACTGCAGCGGTGAATGTTCGCAAGCAAATGGTGCTTGCCATCGTTGATGAAGAAAGTGATCTCACTTATTATGAGGTCAAAAAAGCAGATATAAAGGGGAGCATGGAGACAATTTTACCACAGGATGAACCAATTCCTGCAACGATGCTGGAGGACCGTGTCCTTATATGGGATGAACAGGCCTCACATCTGCTCTATGAAGATGGTTTTTACGGCAAACCTCTTGATAATGAACGTCTTCAATTATCCCTTGTAGAATCTGCATACATGCTGGAGCAGGGTGTCATAAAGATAAAGGATGGCACAACGGGCAATATTCCTGACCTTGCCGAATTCTCAGAGACAGCATCCTCTATTGATCCTGATTTTGAACGCAAGTATAGCACATATGTTGACCTTCGAAGCAGAGGTTTTGTTCCAAAGACCGGTTTTAAGTTCGGTACTCATTTCAGGGTATACAATGAAGTTAAATCCCTGAGCAAGCTTCCTCATTCGGATCACCTGGTCCATGCAATTCCGCAGGACTATGAATTCTTCCTTCCTCTCATGTCCAGGGCAGTAAGACTTGCCAACAGTGTCAGGAAACAGATGCTATATGCTGTGGAATTTACAAGTGGTCTTGAGTATATCGATATCGGCAGGATAAAGATGTAA
- the hflX gene encoding GTPase HflX has translation MKSVILVKRNDPRSEDGKNILQLNELRELAEAAGYEVLCELTQTRHPDRKFHLGRGKVDELAQMVVHLKPDKIIFHNPLSTMQIYNISEICRCETIDKFQLILEIFATRATTHRSKLQVELARLQYELPRARAVISILKKDERPGFMGLGGYEDSYAQDIKNRMIRISKELETIQKDNESLRAHRHSRGFSLVALAGYTNAGKSTLFNALVGENVESKDMLFTTLLPTTRCLNVEGRDVLLTDTVGFIEDLPHWMVDAFRSTLDEIFLADVLLLVVDSSEDPENIRKKLLVCHETMWDQLQDVSIVTVFNKTDLVDEKELKERMLDLGYLAPNPVAVSAKSGFGFDDLKAQIRNQLPEWERISLSFPMSEEGMSLVAWIFDEGLVHNIVYDKGISIDFEARDKIINKAISLVEKLP, from the coding sequence ATGAAAAGTGTTATTTTAGTAAAGCGGAATGACCCAAGGTCTGAAGATGGCAAGAACATACTTCAGTTGAATGAGCTCAGGGAACTGGCTGAAGCGGCAGGTTATGAAGTTCTGTGTGAACTAACCCAGACCAGGCATCCTGACAGGAAGTTTCATCTTGGGAGAGGAAAGGTGGATGAATTAGCTCAAATGGTCGTTCATCTGAAACCTGATAAGATCATATTCCATAATCCGTTAAGCACGATGCAGATATACAATATCTCCGAAATATGTCGCTGTGAAACCATAGACAAATTCCAGCTAATTCTGGAGATATTCGCAACCAGAGCAACTACTCACCGTTCCAAACTACAGGTCGAACTGGCAAGGCTCCAGTATGAGCTTCCAAGGGCCAGAGCTGTGATATCTATCCTTAAAAAAGATGAGAGGCCGGGCTTTATGGGTCTTGGAGGCTACGAGGATTCCTATGCACAGGATATAAAGAATCGGATGATACGTATCAGTAAAGAACTGGAAACGATACAGAAGGACAACGAATCCCTCCGGGCTCACAGGCACTCCCGGGGTTTTTCACTGGTGGCACTTGCCGGGTATACCAACGCAGGAAAAAGTACCCTTTTCAATGCTCTTGTAGGTGAGAATGTCGAGTCTAAGGATATGTTGTTCACCACACTACTTCCTACAACCCGCTGTTTGAATGTAGAGGGCCGTGATGTTTTGCTAACGGATACAGTAGGATTTATTGAAGATCTTCCTCACTGGATGGTGGATGCTTTCAGATCAACCCTTGATGAAATATTCCTTGCAGATGTTCTTCTTCTTGTTGTTGACTCTTCAGAAGATCCGGAAAATATACGCAAAAAATTGCTTGTATGTCATGAAACGATGTGGGACCAACTGCAGGACGTGTCTATTGTTACAGTTTTCAACAAAACTGATCTTGTAGATGAAAAAGAACTGAAGGAACGTATGTTGGATCTTGGTTATCTTGCTCCTAATCCCGTAGCTGTGTCTGCAAAAAGTGGTTTTGGGTTTGATGATTTAAAAGCGCAGATACGTAATCAACTTCCTGAATGGGAGCGGATCAGTCTCTCTTTCCCCATGTCCGAGGAAGGGATGTCCCTTGTAGCATGGATATTTGATGAGGGTCTTGTTCATAATATAGTGTACGATAAAGGTATTTCAATCGATTTTGAAGCGAGGGACAAGATTATAAATAAAGCCATTTCTTTAGTGGAAAAACTACCTTAA
- the glgP gene encoding alpha-glucan family phosphorylase yields the protein MDNVILEKGRKIAYFSMEIGLKKEIPTYSGGLGILAGDTIRASADLGLPLIGVTLLNRRGYFMQKLDSAGRQTEHPQEWSPADFMKLLSAEVTVQIHNRDVKVKAWLYEHRSQTRETVPVLFLDTDVEGNSSEDRQITYSLYGGDRKYRLKQEMILGIGGVRMLKELGHSITKYHMNEGHSSLLALELLRQNGTSLSTVKELCVFTTHTPIESGHDVFSHDLVMELIGNNSDFEILKKYGGEHQLNMTVLGLNLSNYVNGVAKRHRQISEKMFPGYKFNSITNGVHSYTWVCSHFRTLYDKYLPGWANEPELLVRVRSIPDGEIWEAHGNAKKELIDHVNSECGTDMDYDTLTIGFARRITEYKRPTFIFSDLKRLRKVNEAGKIQLIFAGKAHPRDIQGKQFIESIFRYAEELKSEIKIAYLENYNMDLSLKIISGVDIWLNNPKKPLEASGTSGMKAAHNGVVNFSVLDGWWIEGCVEGVTGYAIGPKPEVDKSPEQVEMMELDDLYNKLEYIMIPKYYQRKDEWINLMNNSIEMIAYYFNSHRMMHRYVTEAYL from the coding sequence ATGGATAATGTCATTTTGGAAAAAGGGCGTAAGATAGCTTATTTTTCAATGGAGATTGGATTAAAGAAGGAGATTCCGACCTATAGCGGCGGTTTGGGTATACTGGCAGGCGATACAATAAGGGCAAGTGCTGATCTGGGACTTCCACTTATTGGTGTCACTCTCCTGAACAGAAGGGGATACTTTATGCAGAAACTGGATTCTGCAGGCAGGCAAACCGAACATCCCCAAGAGTGGTCTCCAGCTGATTTCATGAAGCTTTTGTCTGCTGAAGTGACTGTTCAAATTCATAATAGAGACGTGAAGGTAAAAGCATGGCTTTATGAACACCGAAGCCAGACCCGGGAAACAGTTCCTGTGCTTTTCCTGGATACGGATGTTGAAGGTAATTCTTCGGAAGACCGACAGATCACATATAGTCTTTACGGCGGGGATAGAAAATATCGGTTGAAGCAGGAAATGATATTGGGAATCGGTGGGGTCCGGATGCTGAAAGAGCTTGGTCATTCCATAACCAAATATCATATGAATGAAGGTCATTCCAGTCTTCTGGCCCTTGAATTACTACGTCAGAATGGCACTTCTCTCTCTACGGTCAAAGAACTGTGTGTTTTTACCACTCATACACCTATTGAAAGCGGACACGATGTATTCTCACATGATCTTGTTATGGAGTTGATTGGGAATAATTCGGATTTTGAGATCCTGAAGAAGTATGGTGGAGAGCACCAGTTGAATATGACTGTCCTTGGCCTGAACCTTTCCAACTATGTCAACGGTGTTGCAAAAAGACACAGGCAGATATCTGAAAAAATGTTCCCCGGATACAAGTTCAATTCGATTACAAATGGTGTTCATTCCTATACATGGGTTTGCTCTCATTTCAGAACGCTTTACGATAAATACCTTCCCGGATGGGCAAATGAGCCGGAGCTCCTTGTCAGGGTCCGCAGCATACCAGATGGCGAAATATGGGAAGCCCACGGTAATGCAAAAAAAGAGCTGATAGATCATGTTAACAGTGAATGCGGAACTGATATGGATTATGATACACTGACTATTGGTTTTGCCAGACGTATTACTGAGTACAAAAGGCCTACTTTTATCTTTTCAGACCTTAAAAGACTCAGAAAGGTGAATGAAGCCGGAAAGATACAGTTGATCTTTGCAGGAAAGGCTCATCCACGTGATATTCAGGGTAAACAGTTCATTGAAAGCATATTCAGGTATGCTGAAGAACTCAAAAGCGAAATAAAGATCGCCTATCTGGAAAATTATAATATGGATCTCTCCCTGAAAATAATATCAGGTGTGGATATCTGGCTGAACAATCCTAAAAAACCACTTGAAGCCTCCGGCACAAGTGGTATGAAGGCAGCTCATAACGGTGTCGTTAATTTCAGTGTGCTTGATGGCTGGTGGATAGAAGGGTGTGTGGAAGGCGTAACCGGATATGCCATCGGACCTAAACCCGAAGTGGACAAGTCCCCGGAACAAGTAGAAATGATGGAACTTGATGACCTTTACAATAAACTTGAATACATCATGATCCCAAAATATTATCAGAGAAAGGACGAGTGGATAAATCTCATGAATAACTCCATTGAGATGATAGCCTACTATTTCAACAGTCACAGGATGATGCACCGTTATGTTACTGAAGCCTACCTTTGA